From a region of the Armatimonadota bacterium genome:
- a CDS encoding M48 family metallopeptidase, with protein sequence MGRGWWIPRIFLGLTSVALACALVGAPVSAQLSIPEPQELALGRAVAAQLIAEYGLVGDAGWLGFLEGLRDRLLPFSGRPGIPYQMGILNHPVPNAASTPGWVFVTAGLVRLNPEVDAWAFVLAHEIAHIARRHMAQHIARAQAGQLASILVAVLTGSRAAGDVMRLLVQLAALGFSRDLEVEADREALRMLVEAGFDPEAAARTLLWFNEVTGRRQERTHWTGTHPGFVDRVAAVRRAYEEFGTRGLPLRVRHFRIRQEAGSVALRPERLVEVRDAWILHLVAENRGERPAAVQTMSAVLVGPDGELGVRFLRSTFPGEVPAQGRAAGVLVFEKRSSRWPEALVVPVRVGEERLEVRVDLTSGGPYTPPSVPGPLPRPPVLP encoded by the coding sequence ATGGGACGCGGGTGGTGGATCCCTCGAATCTTCCTGGGGCTCACGAGCGTGGCGTTGGCTTGCGCGCTCGTGGGGGCTCCCGTTTCGGCCCAGCTGAGCATTCCAGAACCGCAGGAGCTGGCCCTGGGCCGGGCGGTGGCTGCCCAGCTCATCGCGGAGTACGGGTTGGTGGGCGATGCGGGTTGGCTGGGGTTCCTGGAGGGGTTACGGGACCGCCTGCTCCCCTTCTCGGGCCGCCCCGGGATCCCCTACCAGATGGGGATCCTGAACCACCCGGTGCCCAACGCGGCGAGCACGCCGGGGTGGGTCTTCGTCACCGCGGGATTGGTGCGCCTGAACCCGGAGGTGGACGCGTGGGCCTTCGTCCTCGCGCACGAGATCGCCCACATCGCCCGCCGGCACATGGCCCAGCACATCGCCCGGGCCCAGGCGGGACAGCTGGCGAGCATCCTGGTGGCCGTCCTCACGGGAAGCCGCGCCGCGGGAGACGTGATGCGGCTCCTGGTGCAGCTCGCCGCCCTGGGATTCTCCCGGGATCTGGAGGTGGAGGCGGATCGGGAGGCCCTGCGGATGCTGGTGGAGGCGGGGTTCGATCCGGAAGCCGCGGCCCGCACCCTCCTGTGGTTCAACGAGGTGACGGGCCGCCGGCAGGAACGCACCCACTGGACGGGCACCCACCCGGGGTTTGTGGACCGCGTGGCGGCGGTGCGGCGGGCGTACGAGGAGTTCGGGACGCGGGGACTGCCGCTTCGGGTGCGGCACTTCCGGATCCGGCAGGAAGCGGGATCCGTGGCGCTGCGGCCGGAACGGCTGGTGGAGGTCCGGGACGCCTGGATTCTCCATCTCGTCGCGGAGAACCGGGGGGAGCGGCCGGCCGCGGTGCAGACCATGAGTGCGGTGCTGGTGGGTCCGGACGGGGAGCTCGGCGTTCGGTTCCTGCGCTCCACGTTCCCGGGGGAGGTCCCCGCCCAGGGCCGAGCGGCGGGAGTGCTGGTGTTCGAGAAGCGCTCCTCCCGATGGCCGGAGGCCCTGGTGGTTCCCGTGCGGGTAGGGGAAGAGCGTCTGGAGGTCCGGGTGGACCTCACCTCCGGCGGTCCCTACACTCCGCCTTCTGTCCCGGGTCCGCTCCCTAGACCCCCTGTCCTCCCGTAG
- a CDS encoding thioredoxin family protein — protein sequence MGLLTPTDREALRRRFERDLVGDVALTLFTSSPSGLAVPGMDCETCEATQRLLEEVAALDPRIHLRVASLLTNAEEARALDVHRVPAILFGTDGEARARYYGIPSGLEFAVLVEGIVAQSRGDSGLRPESRKALAALPRDVRILVFVTPTCPYCPRVARLAHAMAQESPRIRAEVIEVVEFPDLAERYGVRGVPKVVMNDRWGFEGARGEEEFVRYVLTAAQIGHTSTVSGGP from the coding sequence ATGGGGTTGCTGACGCCTACGGATCGGGAAGCGCTCCGGCGGCGGTTCGAACGGGACCTGGTGGGAGACGTGGCGCTCACGCTCTTCACCAGCTCTCCCTCCGGGCTTGCGGTTCCCGGGATGGACTGCGAGACCTGTGAGGCCACCCAGCGGCTGCTGGAGGAGGTGGCGGCTCTCGACCCCCGCATCCACCTCCGGGTCGCGAGCCTCCTCACGAACGCGGAGGAGGCCCGGGCCCTGGACGTGCACCGGGTACCCGCCATCCTCTTCGGGACGGACGGAGAGGCCCGGGCCCGCTATTACGGGATCCCCTCAGGGCTGGAGTTCGCGGTGCTGGTGGAGGGGATCGTGGCCCAAAGCCGCGGGGACAGCGGGCTGCGGCCGGAGAGCCGCAAGGCCCTGGCGGCGCTCCCCCGGGACGTCCGGATCCTGGTATTCGTCACGCCCACCTGCCCCTACTGTCCCCGGGTGGCCCGGCTCGCGCACGCCATGGCCCAGGAGTCCCCGAGGATCCGGGCGGAGGTGATCGAGGTCGTGGAGTTCCCGGACCTCGCGGAGCGATACGGGGTCCGGGGGGTGCCGAAGGTGGTGATGAACGACCGGTGGGGCTTCGAGGGCGCACGGGGGGAAGAGGAGTTCGTGCGGTACGTACTGACCGCCGCCCAGATCGGGCACACCTCCACGGTCTCCGGAGGTCCGTGA
- a CDS encoding metal-sensitive transcriptional regulator, with amino-acid sequence MALRVNQEVVNSLVGRLRRVEGQVRGLQRMLLEGRDCAEVMQQMAAVRAALDRAAMDLLSAGLEECLRMELRGKPEAQRALRQLQRAFLTFR; translated from the coding sequence ATGGCCCTGCGGGTCAACCAGGAAGTGGTGAACTCCCTGGTGGGGCGGCTGCGGCGGGTGGAGGGTCAGGTGCGGGGTCTCCAGCGCATGCTGCTGGAGGGACGGGACTGCGCGGAGGTGATGCAGCAGATGGCCGCGGTTCGGGCGGCCCTGGACCGGGCGGCCATGGACCTGCTGAGCGCCGGGCTAGAGGAGTGCCTGCGAATGGAGCTCCGGGGGAAACCCGAGGCGCAGCGGGCACTCCGGCAGCTCCAGCGCGCCTTCCTCACGTTCCGCTGA
- a CDS encoding sigma factor-like helix-turn-helix DNA-binding protein, which yields MERLLADRFTVIRLFDLYARLLTPRQQQLVRMYFHEDMSLAEIAEYFGVTRQAIHDSLRRSLAELYRYEDLLGLAHQARSSERRKVEVLRQLDRLEEEVRALEGSPRVEQMLACIQRVRDLL from the coding sequence ATGGAGCGTTTGCTGGCGGATCGGTTCACCGTGATCCGCCTGTTCGACCTGTACGCGCGGCTGCTTACGCCGCGCCAGCAGCAGCTCGTCCGGATGTACTTCCACGAGGACATGTCCCTGGCGGAGATCGCGGAGTACTTCGGGGTGACCCGACAGGCCATCCACGACAGCCTGCGGCGGTCCCTCGCGGAACTGTACCGGTACGAGGACCTCTTGGGGCTCGCCCACCAGGCGCGCAGCTCGGAGCGCCGGAAGGTGGAGGTCCTGCGGCAGCTGGATCGCCTGGAAGAGGAGGTGCGGGCCCTGGAGGGAAGCCCCCGGGTGGAGCAGATGCTCGCGTGCATCCAGCGGGTGAGGGATCTCCTGTGA
- the ftsY gene encoding signal recognition particle-docking protein FtsY codes for METRVGFLQRLRDGLRRTRQALAEHLESLLTGPPDERFFEGLEEALLRADVGPDLAEEITREVRRQALAGLHRPQDLRRALRAILLDQLGEPEPLRLEPPPAVVLVLGVNGSGKTTTVGKLAHHLVREGRRVLVAAADTFRAAAIDQLETWTQRAGVPLVRHREGSDPAAVVFDALQALRARPYDVLLVDTAGRLHTKVNLMEELRKIRRMVDRHLPEGTVEALLVLDATTGQNALAQAHLFREAVGVSGIALAKLDSSAKGGVVLAIRRELGIPVKLVGTGERMEDLSPFDPEAFVEALLPEA; via the coding sequence ATGGAGACGCGGGTCGGGTTCTTGCAGCGGTTGCGGGATGGCCTCCGGCGGACGCGACAGGCCCTCGCGGAGCACCTGGAGAGCCTGCTCACCGGGCCGCCGGACGAGCGCTTCTTCGAGGGCCTCGAGGAGGCCCTCCTGAGGGCGGACGTGGGGCCGGATCTCGCGGAGGAGATCACCCGGGAGGTGCGGCGACAGGCCCTCGCGGGACTTCACCGGCCCCAGGACCTCCGCCGGGCCCTCCGGGCCATCCTCCTGGACCAGCTGGGAGAGCCAGAGCCCCTGCGCCTCGAACCGCCGCCCGCGGTGGTGCTCGTCCTCGGGGTGAACGGCTCGGGGAAGACCACCACCGTGGGCAAGTTGGCCCACCACCTCGTCCGGGAGGGCCGTCGGGTCCTGGTGGCCGCCGCGGATACCTTCCGGGCCGCGGCCATCGACCAGCTGGAGACCTGGACCCAGCGCGCCGGGGTTCCCCTGGTGCGGCACCGGGAGGGATCGGACCCCGCCGCGGTGGTCTTCGACGCCCTCCAGGCCCTGCGGGCCCGGCCCTACGACGTGCTGCTGGTGGACACCGCGGGCCGGCTGCACACCAAGGTGAACCTCATGGAGGAGCTGCGGAAGATCCGGAGGATGGTGGACCGGCATCTGCCGGAGGGGACCGTGGAGGCATTGCTGGTGCTGGATGCCACCACGGGCCAGAACGCCCTCGCGCAGGCCCACCTCTTCCGGGAGGCGGTGGGCGTGAGCGGGATCGCGCTCGCCAAGCTGGACAGCTCCGCCAAGGGGGGCGTGGTGCTGGCCATCCGGCGGGAACTGGGCATCCCCGTGAAGCTGGTGGGCACGGGCGAGCGCATGGAGGACCTGAGCCCCTTCGACCCCGAGGCCTTCGTGGAGGCCCTCCTCCCGGAGGCTTGA
- a CDS encoding Maf family protein: MSPSRNPTVRRPRIVLASTSPQRRAILRQLGIPFVVIPPQYEEEDSGPDPVAMVRAHARGKARSVFPKARGRPVLGVDTTVVLEGRVYGKPATPGEAERMLRDLAGRTHLVISGLYLGTPGWEELHHEITYVTFRAFGMRELEAYVATGEWEGRAGGYAIQGRGAALVERIEGDYLNVVGLPAALLVRVLSRRFPGVYGFGEPGAVW, from the coding sequence GTGAGCCCCAGTCGGAACCCTACCGTCCGCAGGCCGCGGATCGTGCTGGCCTCCACCTCGCCCCAGCGCCGGGCCATCCTGCGGCAGCTGGGAATCCCCTTCGTGGTGATCCCGCCCCAGTACGAGGAGGAGGATTCCGGGCCGGACCCCGTGGCCATGGTGCGGGCGCACGCCCGGGGGAAGGCCCGGTCGGTCTTCCCGAAGGCCCGGGGACGTCCGGTCCTGGGCGTGGACACCACCGTGGTGCTGGAAGGCCGCGTCTACGGGAAGCCCGCGACCCCAGGCGAGGCGGAGCGGATGCTCCGGGATCTCGCGGGTCGCACGCATCTGGTGATCTCCGGCCTGTACCTGGGGACCCCCGGGTGGGAGGAGCTGCACCACGAGATCACCTACGTCACCTTCCGGGCGTTCGGGATGCGGGAGCTGGAGGCGTACGTGGCCACGGGGGAGTGGGAAGGCCGGGCAGGGGGATACGCCATCCAGGGCCGGGGAGCGGCCCTGGTAGAGCGCATCGAGGGAGACTACCTGAACGTGGTGGGACTCCCCGCGGCGCTCCTGGTGCGGGTGCTGAGCCGCCGCTTCCCCGGGGTGTACGGGTTCGGGGAGCCCGGGGCGGTGTGGTAG